The genome window CGGGCACCAGGTGCCGCGACATCGCGCGGTGGGCCTCCGGGATGCGCTCCGGCGGGCCCTGGCGCAGGAGGTTCATGGCGCGCACCAGGCGGGCGGGTTCGTCCGGTGACAGCGGGAGCGCGAAGCCGCCCTCGCGGAAGTGGGTGCGCGCATCCGCGTGGTTTCTCGCGGCGTCCGTGGCGCGCTCGGGGTCCAGCTCCACGCCCACCACGGACAGCTCCGGGTTCAGCGCGCGGAAGGCGGTGGCGCTCTCCAGCGTGGTCCACGGGTGTTCACCGAAGCCCACGTCCACGAAGACGGCGCGGGCCCAGGGGCCGTCGTCACGCGTGAGCAACGGGGCCTCGAACTGGCAGAGGTACGCGTCCAGTGCGCGCAGACGCCCACGCGTGGTCCTCCCCCGGGTGCGGGTGTCCAGCTCCTGAGCCATGGGCACGACATGGGCGCTCCGGGCCGGGGACGTCAAGGGTTCCCCTCCGGCTGTAGCGCGGGAAGTCATTGCCGGGCGCTCGCCGTAACACGGCATGTCACAACTCCTGTCACAAGCCTTGTTACATCCGGAGGCTTTCCCTCTGGAGCCGGGTGGAACGCGGCCGTGAGAGGGATTGGCACCACTGCTGCACAGGGGAGCCGCCGGTGCCGAGGTCCCGTGGCATCCGCGACCGCAGTCCCCTCCTGGAGATTGGTTCCCCGTCCCCCAT of Corallococcus exiguus contains these proteins:
- a CDS encoding methyltransferase domain-containing protein yields the protein MAQELDTRTRGRTTRGRLRALDAYLCQFEAPLLTRDDGPWARAVFVDVGFGEHPWTTLESATAFRALNPELSVVGVELDPERATDAARNHADARTHFREGGFALPLSPDEPARLVRAMNLLRQGPPERIPEAHRAMSRHLVPGGLLVEGSSDTDGAVLVAHLLRRTPDAEAPTREGLLFHTDFSRGFAPLLLRDWLPRDLRRRVRPGDPMHAFFQAWEAAWKAARAEGHTAPADAFAESVVRLASMTPGVATDAWLLTRGCLRWSPPGGTPA